A stretch of DNA from Synechococcus sp. JA-3-3Ab:
GGTAGAGCAGAAGACAGGCACTCGCATCCAGAGCTACCGCATTGAGTTCTATGGGGTGGAAAATCCCGGGGAAAGCTGAGCTGGCCAGCCAGTAGATTCTCGGGGCGGGATCCCGAGTTCTTCTGGAAGAGGATGAGCCAATGTCAGTAGGCTCGGTTTTGCCCTTTGCCGATCTGCGACTGGATTTGCTCAAGAGAAGCGGCGGGGGCCAGACACTTGCTGCCCCAGCACACCAACCCCACAGCTCCTGCCGGCAACGGCTCGGCTGCGGTGGGCAGGGCAAAGACGGTGGTGGGCCAAGAGCGCTGTTGCAGCGCAGCAATGTGCTCCGCTTCTAGGGTTGCCTTTACCCAGTTGTTGTACCAATCCAGCCCGACGAACAAACTGGGGCAGACCCGCGGCTGGGTGCTCATGATGTGGGCAAAGGTTTTCAGGGCCTGTTCTGCCCGTTCCAGGTAGTCCAGATCTCCGGTGATGGCGGCCAGGCGCACCAGGTTAGCAACAGCCACCCCATTGGCTGCGGGGGTGGCGTTGTCCTGAAACTCCTTCTCCCGCACCAGCAGCTCCGGGGTGCTCTGGGCGTCGCTGACAAAGTATCCCCCCCTGGCCTCATCCCACAGTCGCGTGTCCATCTCCTGCTGCAGCCGAATGGCGGCCTCCAGCCAGTACTGGGAGCTGGGATCGCCTGTCCGCGGCAGGCAGGCCTGGTGCAAATCCAACAGGGCCTTGATCAGCAGAGCGTAATCTTCCGATTGGGCAGGTACCTGGGCTGTGCCATCGTAGTTCAACCGCAGCAGGGATCCCGTCTGGGGGTGGCGCTGCTGGCTGAGGATGAATTGGGCGGCCCGCAGGGCCAACCGCAGATAGTCCTCCTCGCCAAACACCTGGTAGGCCCGCGCCAGGCCGGAGATCATCAGGCCGTTCCAGGAGACGATCATCTTGGTGTCGGTGACCGGCGGAATGCGTCCTGGCCAAGATTGCCGGCGGGCCGATTGGGCATCTACTGCGAGCGGGAAGGGGGTTCTCCGCTCGGTGGAGCCGTAGCGAGCTCGAAACAAATGGGTCGTCAAAGCCGTTTCCACTTCCGGCGGCAGCTCCCCTCCTTGCCTGCGCTGTAGGACGATACAGCCGGGCCGGTCGGGGAAATTGCCCCCTGGCAACAGGAAGAAAGCCTGCTGCAGAGCGCGGAAGGTTTCTTCATCGAGCAAATCTTGCAGCTCCTGCCAGCGCCAGACATAGAACTCCCCCTCCTCGGGCTCCGCATCTTCTCGCCGGGCAAAACTATCGGCATCC
This window harbors:
- a CDS encoding thioredoxin domain-containing protein; amino-acid sequence: MANRLATCSSLYLRKHAENPVDWWPWIPEALEKARAEDKPIFLSIGYSSCHWCTVMEGEAFSDPEIAAFLNAHFLPIKVDREERPDLDSIYMQALQLMSGQGGWPLNVFLTPDDLVPFYAGTYFPVEPRFGRPGFLTVLQRILQFYRQEKDKIEDMKGQILAALTTLSDLVPEDHIPPDLLRSGIPKIQPLLANAGAVQQFPMMPYAQLVLRSARFDPPEGIPGSPTALERAKERGMALVLGGIFDHVAGGFHRYTVDPTWTVPHFEKMLYDNGQILEFLSELWAHGIQDAAIERAVRLTVEWVAREMTAPAGYFYAAQDADSFARREDAEPEEGEFYVWRWQELQDLLDEETFRALQQAFFLLPGGNFPDRPGCIVLQRRQGGELPPEVETALTTHLFRARYGSTERRTPFPLAVDAQSARRQSWPGRIPPVTDTKMIVSWNGLMISGLARAYQVFGEEDYLRLALRAAQFILSQQRHPQTGSLLRLNYDGTAQVPAQSEDYALLIKALLDLHQACLPRTGDPSSQYWLEAAIRLQQEMDTRLWDEARGGYFVSDAQSTPELLVREKEFQDNATPAANGVAVANLVRLAAITGDLDYLERAEQALKTFAHIMSTQPRVCPSLFVGLDWYNNWVKATLEAEHIAALQQRSWPTTVFALPTAAEPLPAGAVGLVCWGSKCLAPAASLEQIQSQIGKGQNRAY